The DNA region TTGAGTTAGAGTTGGCAGCAATGGTGTTGCGTTAAAGGGTGGAGACACTATTTGTATGGCTCCCTATTTGAGGTATTCAATGATCATAAGagcttgagatatttgtttgaTCATAAGGAACTGAATATGCGTCAGAGGAGGTGGTTAGAATTCTTGAAAGActatgactttggtttgaattaccatcccGGTAAAGCCAATGTTGTAGCAGATGCTTTGAGTCAGAAATCTTTACACATTTCAGCTTTGATGGTTAGGGAGTAGTAATTGATAGAACAATTCAGAGACTTGAGTTTAGTATGCGAAGTGACAACTACTAGTTTGAGattgggtatgctgaagttgaccAGTAGGTTTCTTGATGATATTAGGGAGGGTCAGAGGAAGGATGTAACTTTAGTTGATCGTTTGTCTTCAGATAACTAAATTGTGGATGCAAATTTCAGATGTGACGATAATGGTGTCTTGAGATTTTAGAATAGGGTCTGTGTACCTGATGTACCAGAGCTCAAGCGGATGATTTTGGAGGAGAGACAtagaagcagtttgagtattcatccaggtgctactaagatgtaccaagatttgaaaaagttgttttggtggccgAGAATGAAGAGAGACATTGCTCAGTTTGTGTGTTCATGCTTGACTTGTCAGAAGTGAAGGGGGAGCACCAGAGACCATGTGGACTAATGCAACCTTTGGATGTCCCTGAGTGGAATTGGGACAATATATCGATGGACTTTGTGACAAGTTTACCAAACACTACAAAAGGAAATGATGTTATATGGGTCGTTGTGGATAAACTGACTAAATCGGTTTATTTCATTCCGATTAAGATCAACTTGTCGTTGCAGAAGCTAGTAGAGATTTATATCAACATAATTGTGAAGCTTCATGGTATTCCATCTAGTATTAATTCTGATAGAGACCCAAGGTTCACGTCTAGATTTTGGGGGAGCTTACAAGATTTTTCAGTAGACCACTGAGAAGGtgaagatgatccaagagaagatgaaggcatCTCAAAGCATGCATAaaagttatcatgacaagaggaggaaggcTCTTGAGTTTAGTAGGGGTGATCATGTTTTTCTGAGAGTCACTCTACTGACCGGTGTTGGGCATGCAGTGAAGTCGAAGAAGCTTACACCTCGTTTCATCTGTCCATACAAGATCACTCAGCGGGCTGGAGTTGTTGCTTACATAAGAGCCTTACCTTCGTTGCTGgaaaatttgcatgatgtattccatgtgtccCAGCTTTGGAAGTATATTCTTGATCCTTCTCATGTAATTCATATGGATGATGTGCATGTGAGGGATAATCTGATTATGGATGCTTTACCTTTGAGGATTGCGGATCGAGAAGTGAAACAACTCGGGGGTAATGAGATTGCTCTTGTGACGATCGTCTAGGGAGAACCTGTTGGACGGAGCATGACCCGGGAGTCAGAACGTCGGATAAAGAGTCTCATCTGGATCTATTTTTATCAGGTAATTTTCGAAGGCGAAAATCTTCTAAGCGGGGGAAAGTTATAACGCATCGACTTAGGAATTTTGctattttaaattatttttgtatGTTATCAACTATTTATGAAGATTAGGGGAATTTTGATAATTTTATAATTACTAGGGTTGATTGGTTTTGAGAACAGGGAGTGTAGAAATA from Lathyrus oleraceus cultivar Zhongwan6 chromosome 1, CAAS_Psat_ZW6_1.0, whole genome shotgun sequence includes:
- the LOC127090307 gene encoding uncharacterized protein LOC127090307; protein product: MKASQSMHKSYHDKRRKALEFSRGDHVFLRVTLLTGVGHAVKSKKLTPRFICPYKITQRAGVVAYIRALPSLLENLHDVFHVSQLWKYILDPSHVIHMDDVHVRDNLIMDALPLRIADREVKQLGGNEIALVTIV